The region AATGTGGGCCCATATGTCCTCttatctagtttttttttctgcattgGTGTTCTTGTCTGTAAAGAATGTTCTCTTCCACATTTTTCACATTCTTTGCTATTACTATTTTCTGTTCCacccgttttaaaatattataattattttttatgtttaaattttgtaccgTAATACAAGTATTCTCATAATTTTCTTGATTCTACTGATTATAAAACTagtcaaatttttagaaaaagaatctaaacaattcaaactttaaaatttaaccattGAAGTCACTTAAAAGAGAACCTTTTGACTAAATGtggaaaatttaactttttgtcactcgttgtctatgacatgtaagCTAtcatgagtctatgacatgtgggttcagtaataattttgttatgaaCATTTGTAAAAATTCGTAAGagtagcaaaaagttaaatgccccacTAAATATTGCTTAtttaaataatctataaatatttatattttggactgGTGGTAGTACTATGTTACTAACATAGCATTGCTTTTTAGGACTAAAATTCAAGTAATGCATTTTCTTTTGACTAGTTCCTTTTAAACTGAACTGAGGAATAATTGTATTTGATACCTACATTACTCTTTGTagtaaaacaacaaaaaaccCTTAAAGTTactacaaaattaactttccaattttgaagttaatttctAGACTCAAACAAAAgtggaaaatataaaatttaacataCCTAAGATCTAAAGGCATCCTTGGGAATAGCTTTCACAAAAAATGATGGAATTtgatctttttaataaaataatctgaaaaaacttCTGTGCTTCAAAAGAGCCCAAAACATTCAAATATTCCCGCTTTTACACGAGCGGGCAATCTGGCAGATGATCATGCACTAATTGCTACagttatcatatttattattaagatAAGTCCCTTATTAATTCCATAAGATTCACACCTAGACAATAACATAATCTACAGatgttactacctccgtcttgaaataagatcattttttagttttttatacgatgttttgacttttcgtcttatttgaaattttttatgattaatattttatttttactagatgataaaaacataaatagtactttatgtatgactaatttttttagtttttatacaaatttttaaatatacgaatggtcaaatattgaacacgagaaaacaaaaaatgaagttactatgggacggaggaagtaggGAAGAGGTTTTTAATCAATATAATTATCTGTTCCAAGGCTGGCAATCTGGTATGATTTGATCATTAGGATGTAGTACTGCCCATGATTGTAAGATCCaatcatttttaataatattttgcttTGAAGGCACCAGCCAAAAAACTAACTTGTTGCTTTGATGATCTGTATTGCGAATTTGCGATGAGGTAGCCAGTTCATGTGCGCTCCACGGCTCAACTACTtattgctgctgttgcttGCTTCTACTAATCATTTGCTTGCCTTTCGCAACAACACATTCacaaatatttatcaattcGATTTTTGTTTTGGCACATCATTATAAATTCGGAGTGATTTTGAAATGCAAGACTGATTACATGCAGTCAACTTCTCTTAAATAAGCTGATGTCTTTTCTGGTATTTGttctacaaatttaaaaagtgaTTTGATATAAGCTCCTTAGGGTATTTACGCTGCAAGTGGCCTCAGTCAGTCCATCCTCCCAATCCCTCCCTCCGGTGCAGAACCCTCGcacaataaaaacaaaaatacccTGTGCTTAAATATAAGCTCCTTAGGGTATTTACACTACAAGTGGCCTTAGTTAAGTGGTCTTAGATGCCACGTAAGCTGAGGCCTCAGTTAAGTGGTCTCATATGCCATGTAAACTAATACcactagttaaaaaaaatattccatgGTATAAGTGTCttcaacatatattatatttttatgtcagttcttaatatttttaaatttagttcttacatatttttaagtccaaaattttacacactAAACCTCGTAATAtgaaattagtatatatttcaATCCTCCACCGACAACTCAGAGCTCGGGCAACATCCGCGACGGTCGAGTGGTGCGGCATGGAACTCTAGCAACATGGATGTTGAGGGGCACGGTACGGGTCCATCTTCTCTAGTTGTGGACAACGATGGGGCTCACGCTAGGACATAAGGTGGTGAAGGCACAACCTCTACAATGTGGACTCTTGCCATGCCCCTGCATCATCCTCTGTCGAGACCACCGTGTCCTACAGAAGACTCAAGCGGCCTGGTGAGACTACTTGCCCCCACCCTATCTCTCCTCCACGAGCAACCGGTAACGGACGTGGTATGCTGAGACCACTCGTACGTGTATCCGCTCTCTAAATGTCCTTAGTCGTTCCAATGTATTTACATAGAAATACACGTGGATACTTTCTTGGTGACCAATGACGAAGACAGCCAGGACCATACTGTCAGGTCACAGTTCAACATAAGTTGTCCATAGTACATGGTATGAAAGTTATTGCAGCGTACACATACATACAAGGATCACCAAAAGTGGGCATCTGAAACATGATTCATGTCCCACTGAATTAGTAGCATACAACAAAAATGAAGTAACATTGCCATTAAATATCCCCACTAGGAACAGTAACTTCAGATCCAGACAAGTGTTTAGATAAAAACAATGCTACCTCCATCTCataataacatcatttttCCTTCTCataataacatcatttttccttgtccaacgtttgatcattcgtcttatttgatttttttttgcgattaatatttttattgttactaaatgataaaattaaaatatgaatagtactttatacgtgactaatttttttatgtttttgtacaaatttttcaaataagatgaatggtcaaacgttgaacacggaaaaaacaaaaaataaagttattatgggacagaggtagtaatagGTTCAGCACATAACTCTGTTCGATTGTTTGTATTCATGTTTGTTTTCCACTCacgttttctaaattattaaatgatatttttttcaaaaaaaagtctataataaaattgctttaagaaaccatattagtctattttttaatttttactaaatACTACTTAAATTAATCATACGCTAATCCATCACTCTTTTGCGTGTTGGGAGAAGGGTTCTTAAATCCCAACCCctccacaagaaaaaaaaaacactctcTCAAGGACCAGTGTTTAGTTGTTCTAGCATATGGACCACATGGGGAAAACTAATTTAACAGAAATCCCATATGCAGTTTCATGGTCAGAAATATGTGATGCTCTTCCGATAAACAAGCTAAAAGGTCGGCGTTATGGGTCGAAGACATCACTCCATCccaaataaaattagtttagaAGTAGCTTTCCTCCACCAAAACCAGCAGGTTTGCACTAACAACGAGGGGGCAGCTTACTTAAATCTGAAGCCACAGATGCACACACTGATGACTGGATTTTCGCGTAATTGTCGGACCAGACATCTGATGTTCGAGCTGTGCATCGTCAGttgggagaggaggaggtcaAGTGCCATGCCAATGCCAGTCCTTGGATCCCTCTCCAGGAAAGAACAGATTGCAGTCAGTCAGTTGTAGGTAGCCCATGTGCAACAGCTCCACCATCCACATGTCAGCTCAGCCATTCCCAGCATACTCCAATTCAGGTCTTGGACATCCAAACTAGGAATCGAGCATGGCCAAGCCTGAGGTACATGAAGTGACAATGGACAAAACTATCCTTCTTTGTAGATCTTTGTAGTCCAGTGCAAGCTTCACATCCCAACATGCATTCCCCCTGCaagaaaccaaaaataaaGATGGCAAGCAAGCAATGCTGATGTCAGGCACTCAATGAGTGAATAGTAATGATGTGTGCCTTTAAGCATGAAGTACGGTACCGATCGAAGTCATGTGGTTCGCCTAATCCTTCGAGCATGGGAGTAAATATGGAGAGGAGTGTTTCAAGCACCATCCTGTCATTTTCCTTGATCTGAGTACAGACAAGTGATGAGGGTTAGCTGCAGGCTTCATTTTGGGGTCTTTGTCAGGCACATAGTATTCTTCACACATCATTCaggaaaacaataataataataaaaagatcCTTACATCAGCCTTTGGAGTGGATTCGTTCTGACCACAATTTAGAACAGCACGGAGATGGGACACCAAGCGTTGAGGCAGGCCATACGTGGGAGGTCCTCCAAATCTGGACAGCCATGTCCCACGTACCATATGACTTGTTTGGCTTGTAGTTACGGACATAGATGAACAATCTTCTTCATCCATAGATGTATCAAGATCTGTAGACAATCACACATGAAAGTAACAATGTTATGTCTATATTTACTCGAATTGATAAATTGTCACCCAATGCTCCGCCATTGAAACCAAAAGGTGGTTAGATTAAATTAGAATCATCAAGCTAAACCCTTTGGAAAGAACATTAGTGTTATGAGATCCAGccgctccaccaccaccatgacGAAAAGTAAAGAAAACCACACTAAGTAGAGTATTCACACATTGCTAAGGAGCAACACTTCTGTAAAACATTACCTAAAGGTATAACATCATAAGGGTTGTCTCCTCTTGGTAGAAAACCATAGAATGTGATAAGATGAGATCCTGGATGCTTCCCATAACTGAGAAAACACTGCTCCCCTGCTTTGCATGGTCTGGACAAAGGAAATTTTAAAGAGTTTGTAGCTTTATCTACCCGACCATAGTTAAGAATGTGAGGAGAGACCTACAGAAAAAATAACGTAAAGCATGAGAAAGAAACCTGTAGACcaataaaggaaaattttggaATTGTTTCAGGGATAATGTTGCAAACCGAGTGGTTCAGAAGTCCAGCGATAGGAATCAAGCAAGTTGCTAATTTCCCACTACTTAACACAACCATCATACTGTTAGAATACCATAATTCACAAGCCCATAGAAAATTGTCCCATGTATACACATCTTGTTTGAATATATCAGGATAATTTATGCACAGTATTGGAAATAACTCATCATACTGCTGGCGCAAATGctgaaacaaaaagataactAACTGGTCATACCAATTGAGTAGTAATCCAAAGAATTAAGAGAACAATACCACAGCAGTATATAACCTGCCTAGCTTGCATTAGCTCATCAAAAAGAAGGGTTCCTTCTAATGCAGCAAGCGCATCAATTCCAAAACTCAGCCCTAGAAATTCATACAAGAAATGAATTTCaagttgaaaatataatttctttcagaagagaataaacaataaatacctgtattgaaattttttgggagTGCCTCAAAGTATATCTTAAAATTTGAAGATGGATTGTTCCGCTCTCTGATACTCCACAACAATAGCATAGTCTCAGTGGTAATGCTATCCAAACCTTTCAATGCAAGAAACTGCAAAAGCATAGAAAAATATCTATGTATGATAACCAGGAAAGTAAGCGTCAGAGCATTGGTCTGTTTGCAGGAGTTTTAGCAGCAATTTCCATGAGCTGCACTTCATACAATATGCCAAGCACTTCATACCTAGAGCCAGATCGCTTCATGTTGAAAATCAAACTATAAGTAGGTTAAAGTAAAAACatacaatttttaatttcCCAGAGGGTCCCATGCTAGCCATAACTAGTTTCTGCCACCAGAATGGAGTAGTGGGTGTTTACGAACTGTGGAAACAGGATTACCAAGGTAGAGCATACCATGTCAGACTGACAGAGAAGTTCCTCAGATATGATAGCAGACTCTGGAATTTCAAGTCCAATATCCCCCACGTTCATATTTTCAGAAGCTACCATTCCTCTCCCAGCTCcttcaaaaactaaaatttccGAATCAGATAATGACAGGTGTAATAAATGGTATAAATATCAATCGTCACATACTTACATCAATTGatagttaattaaaattagttaTATGGGGAAAAAATCAGGAAAATAACTAAGAATCCTGATATGCAGCAAACAATAACATTTCTGTATCATCTAccattaattcaactaaattaCCTATTATCTAGTTGTCTGTTGTACAGCCTATAGTACAGCCATAAATCCCACAGCTAcacaaacattttaaaaacaatCAGAAATTCTTGATTATGCAAACAAAAGCATAAAAGAAACTTTATTACACAGAAAGATTGCACCATCTCGATTTTCTtgtcatcatattttttttgtttctacatTCTACTGTAGAAGACAGAAAACTTCTCAAGTTTCAATGGGCAGAATTCAGCATGGAGCACTCATGATCCATAATACTAAGGAATAGGGAGTGGCACACACTATCTAAGTCTTGTCTAGGGACTTACATGCTATTTGCAATTTAGTTTTAACACCATGTTCCTTGCCCCATTTCAGAAGAGAATCCTCCATGTGCTGGTCTTGCATTTGAACAACCATTTGGCCATTGTCTTCCAACTCAGTAGATCTGAGCCTAATAAGTACTTCATCACGTATGACTTGCAAAACTCCCGCGGCACCATCATTGGCACTCAAAAGCAACGTGTTCAAGATTTTGAGCAACAAATTTAGAGATTCAAGTTCATTCCTTGAAGATAATGGCCCAAAATCATTGTCTCCAGAAAAATAAAGCTCGAGCTGTAGGAAATCAATGCAAACTAGTTTTGTCAGAAGATAGAATGGAATATACTCTAGAacctttttctcttatttctgaaaaaaataatgaacgACAAAACATGTAACACCTCATCCATATGAGCTACCCTAGCAGTTTCGATCATCGTATCCAGTATTTTGAAGGTATCAGCAGCAGAACATGAGGTTGGAACTTGAAATAGACAGGACAGGTTCCTACTGTCCAATATCCTCTGCATTGTTTATACAAGAAATGAActtagtaaaatttttttgagatgTCTGCAGCTGCATATTTCAACAGGTATGAGAACCACACAAATGAAGAAACTgaacatatattaattcatcTCACTTCACCTTGAtatgaaattttagaactGTAATATAAGCTAGAGGATAACGTGTGATATTATATACAGCTAAAACCATTTATCGTCTGAGCACTACAGAACCATGCCATTTATAAAGAAATACAAGGCTGTTACCCTTCCCTGGCATGGGTGATATACATCATATCGTGATACTCAGCTACATGCCAGTATTTTTTGAGATATGAGCGCTTTGGCCACATAAAAATAGAGAACACCTGCTTTTCTTACATGCCACTTAACTCAACCAATGAATACATAAAACACTTTTCAGTGGCACAGATCATACTGCAATAATAGTAATGATTTACACAATATGAAGTATGGCATTGACCAAAGCACTTAAGCTCCTCCCAAGCTAACTTAACCACAAAATTAACCAAACATTTCGCAAGAACCAAAACCGGCAGAccgaaaataaaaaaaaaaacttttttttttctgtcttgCCATGCTCCTGCCCTAATACTAAcacgaaaaaaattgaaaaaataggCCTCCAATCGTGGTGTTTCGCAGAGTTGCCCCAGTGAAGCAAAGATAGCACAGAGAAACCCCTCTGAAACCAAAATCCTAAACGAACCACCGCAATCTACCGTTGCAGAGATTCCCATCCTCGCACACGCTCGCTCGTGGGCATGGTACCTTCTTGTCATGAAAGAGGGGGTCCTCCTCGGAGAGGGGCGGCAGGCGAACGGCCaccacctctcctcctcccgctgccgccgccgccatggtcgccgccggccgggacGGATTGGGGTTGTTTCGGCGTGAGGAGGCCGCTGCTTACATGGATCCTCTGGGCGTTCGGTCCAGTCCAGGCCCACTTCTTTCGGCCCAAAAGCGCGatgcccggcccggcccgttAGCAGCCGCTTGACCTGCTCGATTCAATTCTCTTTTGGTCAACGTCGGCACTCTCTTGATGCCTTGTTTACCGAATGGCGAGAAATGTCCTCATCtttggtcatttttttttaatgctgCAAATCGTGCTCGTTTGATAGGCTGCATTGTAGTGCGAATCTGTTGGCAAGCTCTGGTTTTTTCACTTCGGCATACTTGGTGGTAGCATCGTGGACAAGTTCATTCACAGCCTGAAATCTCAGTAAGGGATTGTTTAGAtgtggctaaactttttagccttatatcacatcggatatttggacactaatttgaagtattaaatatagactaatcaaaaaactaatttcataaataagagctaatccgctagacgatttttttaagtctaattaatctataattaccaaatgtttattgtagcattatataggctaatcatagattaattaggctcattagattcgtctcgtaaattagtccaagattatgcatgggttttatttatagactatgtttactatttataataagtgttcaaacatctgatgtgactaggcgctaaagtttagcccctagaaataaacaccacctaagatTTTCAACCAGCTACTTCTTCCATGAGAAAATCCAATCTATTccatcccgccctagccggctgTGTCCTCAACCCGCGCGCTTCACCAATGAATCCGAGTTTGAGTAGGTCAAGCGACTG is a window of Oryza brachyantha chromosome 8, ObraRS2, whole genome shotgun sequence DNA encoding:
- the LOC102716240 gene encoding actin-histidine N-methyltransferase, whose amino-acid sequence is MAAAAAGGGEVVAVRLPPLSEEDPLFHDKKRILDSRNLSCLFQVPTSCSAADTFKILDTMIETARVAHMDELELYFSGDNDFGPLSSRNELESLNLLLKILNTLLLSANDGAAGVLQVIRDEVLIRLRSTELEDNGQMVVQMQDQHMEDSLLKWGKEHGVKTKLQIAFFEGAGRGMVASENMNVGDIGLEIPESAIISEELLCQSDMFLALKGLDSITTETMLLLWSIRERNNPSSNFKIYFEALPKNFNTGLSFGIDALAALEGTLLFDELMQARQHLRQQYDELFPILCINYPDIFKQDVYTWDNFLWACELWYSNSMMVVLSSGKLATCLIPIAGLLNHSVSPHILNYGRVDKATNSLKFPLSRPCKAGEQCFLSYGKHPGSHLITFYGFLPRGDNPYDVIPLDLDTSMDEEDCSSMSVTTSQTSHMVRGTWLSRFGGPPTYGLPQRLVSHLRAVLNCGQNESTPKADIKENDRMVLETLLSIFTPMLEGLGEPHDFDRGNACWDVKLALDYKDLQRRIVLSIVTSCTSGLAMLDS